The sequence CGTGAAAGTCGCCGACGCATTAGCTGGCCCTGGTGTTACCTGGCTTGCGGTCTGCAGGTAGCGCGCTTTCAGGGGGATTGAATAGCTGCCTTCGCTGGCTCGCAGAGTGAGGCCACTGTTTCGGTTCGTTCCCAAGGCCAAAGAGGCGCCAGTGTTGGTCGCGACCTGCACACCAATGCCACTGGCGGCGGCGGGGCTGCCTGCGGCACTCGGGTCGATGCTCAACACGCCATTGTTTGCGTTGATGGCCAGACGCGCCGGGTCGATACGGTACTGCAGGCTGTTGTTATTCAGGGTGCCGCTCGTACCCGTGCCGCTGGGCGAGTTGCCGCTCTGTGAAATCCAACCAGGACCTGCGGTGGAGTATGTTCCATGAAATGCAGGGCAATCGTTCAAACCAATGGCAAAGTCGACCCAGCCGCTGGCACTGTTTAATCCGGTGAATTTGTTGGTCTGATGAGTACCCATGGGTACCGACACATTCGGGGTACTGCAAGTGCGCGAGACAATCTGGATATTGCCGGAGATACCCATTTTGAAACCCAGCATTCTGGCATCGTTGAAGTTGCCGAAAAAACTTACGACCGGCAATGTACTGCCCACCAACACGCCCGGCGACACATCGCCCACCTTAATCAAGATCAGCTCAAAATTCGAAGGCCCGTCTAATGGGACAAGGCACCTGAAGCCGGGCGAACAACTGGTCCATGATTTATTGGTTTGCCTTGGCAACGGGCCGCCCACACTATTGAAGGCGACCCCTAACCCTGGAATGCTGGTTCTGTAGACTTTGTTGGCATACGTCCCGCTGGTCACATTGGCCAGTCCATAGCTGGTATCGACCGTCAGATCACTCCATTGTTGATACGGGGCATAGAGGCATTCAAGCCTGGGCACCTGACCTGCAGCTATGTTGAATCGCTGACGATATACCTCAGTACCCACCGGCACGTCGCGCCCGACAGTGATCGCCGATATCTGCAATGGCATGGAGCCCACCGCCGGCTGGATACCATTCGTGTAAGTACAGGTTACCGCCATGGCCGTGCTGGCAGCGGCCCACAGCGTCATGACTGCCAATCCCGATTTGATCAAAGCGCTGATGCTCATAACGGTACCTTTTGCATAGTGTTGGGCCGCACGCTGTCGGCGACCTGTTTGCCTGCCGCACACACGGCGTCCAACTGCTGCAACTGCTGCCCCTCCCCCGGACCCGGCGGAATGACCAACGCACACTGCTGATGCGCCTTGCTGCCCCAATTGATCAGCAACTGCCGGGTTTCAGGCTTGATCCGTGCGTAGAGCTGGCCGCCCTGCCCCACCATGCCTATCGAGGTACCCTCGGCATCGGTCACGCCGGCACCAAACGGCAGGCTACTGCCATCGTCCAGCCGTACATTGAGCAGTACCGCTCGGCCCTGGTTAGTGGTGTATTTGAGATGCACCACAGCACCGGCGCGCGGGGCTACTTGCTGGCTGGTTTCGTTGAGTTCAACGTCCAGCGAACTGCCAACAGGGTCGATAGCGACTTCGTTCAACTCATAAGGGCGTAGATACGGCACTACGGCGTTGCCACTGCCATCGAGCTTGAGCCCTGGATAACCGGCCACTTTGGCCCCCTCGGCACCGGGTGCGCTGACAATCGCCATGGTTTCGCCACGATAAGGCGTCATGGTCACGCCGTCGGCATGCGCAACCACCGTGCCACTGGCCCCCAGGGACGTACTGGTATAACCATCGCCACGTCCCAGCGCGGCACTGAGCATGGCGCGGGCGCCAGTGTATTGGCCATTGAGCGAAGCGCTCTTGCTACTGCTGGCACCGTCATGCCCGAAGGTCGCGCCATAGCCATACTGGCGATCTTCGCCGGCGGTGCCGCTGATACCGGCCTGCTCGCTGTAATTACCACGGGTGTCACGGCCCACCTGCGCAGTCAGTTGCGGGCTGTAGCCCGAAGCGCCGAATTCCAGAGGCATGCTCATGGTCAGCAGAAAGCTGTTTTCCATATCGCCCAGGCCGATGCGGCTGCGGTTGGCATTCACACTGAAACTCACGCGGTTGAACTGCTTGCTGTAGCTGAATTGGTACTGCACGTCGCTGCCCGGCAAATTCCAGTAGTTCTGCGCATAACCACTGATCGCTACCTGCCCCCACTCTCCCAGGCTCTGATCTGCGGTGACTGATAAACGGCTGCGCGGACGCCCGAACTGGCTTGCGTCCCAGCCATTTTTCTCGGCATCCAGCAGTTGCACGGCGTTACTGAAGTCCAGGTAATCACGCGTGGAAAACCGGTAGGCCGCGACGGAGAAGTTACTGCCGGTGCTGAGCACATTCTTGCTGTAGGACAGGCGCATGCTCTGCCCTTTTGCGGAGCCGCTGGCCAGGTCGGTCTGGGCGTGGGTCACGTCCACGGCCATGGCGCCGATCGGTGTACCAAAGGCCACGCCGGCGAGCACCGACATGTAGTCGTCACTCGATTGCACTCCCCCAAAACCGGTGAAGGTGTTGTTCAGGCCGTATTGCAGCGTGCCTTGCAGCAGGCGCGCCTGCTGGTCGACGAAGTTGTTGCGGGTTTCACCGGCGGTCAGGCTGAAACGCGAGGTGCCGGGGCGCAGCAATTGGCTGACCGAGGCATAGGGCACGATAAAGCTCTGCTCGGTACCGTCCGCTTCGGCAACGGTCACGTTGAGGTCGCCGCCATAGCCGGTGGAATACAAGTCGTCGATCACAAAAGCGCCGGGGGCCACGGTGGTTTCCAGCAGCACGTTGCCAGCCTGGCGAACAGTCACCCGCGCGTTGGTACGGGCAATGCCGCGAATCACCGGGGCGTAGCCGCGCATCGAGTCGGGCAACATGCGATCGTCGCTCGCCAACTGCACACCGCGGTAGGACAAGGTGTCAAAAATCTCGCCCGTGGTGTTGGACTCGCCCACCGTCAACTGGCTTTTCAGCGCGGTGATATCGCGCTGGGCGTAACTGTCCAGAGCCTGGTACTTATTGCCTTGGCGTGACTGCCAGCTCATCGAGGCATTGTGGCGCAGACGCCAGTCGCCCACGTTGAGACCGGCATTGAGCCCCAGGTAGGCCGAGTCATAGTTGCCGGTGCGGGTACGGTTGCGATTGCCGTTGAAGTTGTAACTGAGCATGCCTGCGGTCACACCACGGTCCCACAGCTCCGGGCTGACATAACCCCGCGCGTTACGTTTGAGCGCCACTTGGGGGATGCTGAGGTCGAGGGCCTGGTTTTCGGGTGAAAAACTCACAGAGGCACCCGGGATCAAATTCCCCAATGCCGTGCAATCCTGGCTGTCGAGAAGCTGGCTGGACTCCGGCGACAAGCGGGACATCTCCACACCCTGGCGCTCCAGCAGCCCACGGCTCATGCAGACGACGGGGTTGCTGCCATCGGCTTGAGCATCGATGCGAATATCTTGGCGACTGTTCAGTTGACCATTGAGTATCACGTCCGCGCGATACTGCCCAGGCATCACCGGGTTGCCGCTCTGATACGCGCCAAGATCAAGATTGCGCGAGTCTTCAGGCAGAAATGCATCGTTGAACTGCACCTCTTGCGCGAGTGCACTTTGCACGCCACATGCGCCTGGAGCGATAGCCAGCACCTTGAGAATCAAGGTCGTCAGCGGATTCAAGGCGAAGCGAGGCTGCGCCCCCAGAAATATCCTGGAGCGTGAAGAGGTCTGCATAATTAACTCGCGCGTAAAATCGTCGGTGATTAATCAGGGCTTGAGTGTTTTGCGGGTCGCAATCAAAGCGCCGTAATCATTAATGGCGTTGAACTCGACCAGGGCAGCGCCGGTAGGCCGGGCTTTGAGGGCTGGCAGCAAAAACTGCCGGGTTTCACCCGGAGCGACCATGCCATCCTCGCTACGCTCACGCTGGGTGCCCACCACCAGATCCAACTCAATCAGCGATACGTGGAACGCCGACGGGTTGAAAGCCTGCAAGGCCATGCCCTGGCCATCGCGCGCCGCAACCAACTGCCACTGCACCTGCTCAATGGCCTCGCTGGCAGTACCCACCAACCCTGTTGGGCGATAGAACAGCTTGATTCGCGAGCGGAAAGCCATCTGAAGGGTGTTGAGTTCCCCGGCGTCCTGAGGCTTGGGCGGGATCTCCAGCACGTTGAGCCAGAACACCGATTCCTTGTCCTGGGCCAATGGAGCGCCAGTGAACAACACCCGAAGGGTTTGCCCCTTGGCCGGATCAATACGTGCCACGGGTGGCGAGAGCAAGAATGGCGCCTTGGAACTGGTAGGCGTGGACTCCACGCTACCGGTATCGATCCACGACTGTGTCAGCGCAGGCTGTGTACCGTTATTGTTGAGTTTTACTGTGATTTCCTTCTGGCCAGCGGGGTAGATCAACCGGGTCCCCGTGATCACTACCCCGGCAGACGCCTGAAAACACACCAGCGCTGTAAAACCTGCCAGAAGCAGTTGTTTGAATGGAAGTGTGCGAAGCATTACGTCGTCCCGTTGTCGCCTGGAAACGCGCCCTTTCCTGGATAGAACAGGGCGTGTATCCATTACTTGCGACTTACTGATAATTAATGGAGTAAGTCACGGAACTGACGACGGTGCCCGGAGTGGTTGCGGCTTCGGCGAAGTACTGAACGGCGTATGGCAGGTCTGCAGTCAACGCGGTCTTGTCGATTGCAACACGGCTGGTCGAAGCAACCTGGCCGGTGTCGCCAGCCTTAATTGCCTTGCCGTTGTTAGCGTCGACCAGTTGCAGTTGAACCTTGGTAGCGTTACCCGAGTTCTTCAGGTTGCCGTTTTTTGGATCAACGGTACCACCTGCTTCAAAGAAAGCAGCTGCAGTTTTGAGTGCGGCCGAGCACTTACTCAGCTGAATGTTGAAGCCGGTCTGGCCCGCAACCTGACCAGCTGTAGCCAGTACCGACGTGGACAGCGTTGGCAGTGTGACGACCGTGCCACTTGCACCAGCACCGTTCACGGAAACCGTACAGGTTTCGGCTTTCAGTTCGCCGTTAAAGTTGATGGTGCCGTCCGAAGCCATGGCGGCGGAGGTGGCGGTAGCGGCGACCAGTACAGCGAGGGCGCGGGCTTTGTAATTCATGAGTAACTCCGAAAAAGCGATGTTCCAAGTAAGTAGTGAGGCTTCCTTTGGCAGGCGAGCCTCTGTGCTATTGCGGAGTGAAGTGTAAGGAGCCAACAGATTGCTCAATATAGGAGTGCTCTGAAAAATAACTAAGCCGCCCAATTTTTTTCAAAAACTAATCACTACAGTCCTGATGAGTAAATTTACTATTTACGTACATTGTCTTTTCCCGACTTAGTGACATCTCGTCAATCGGAGTGCTCCTAAAAATACGCTTAGGTCAGAGGGAAGTTACGATTGAACTTCCGGCATCCTGATTATGCTTGCGGGGGGCAACTCAATAATTGAGATCAGCCCACAACTCAACCAAAATGCTGAGGTGGCCTGCAATAGCCTCTGCGGGCCAGTTCATTTCATCACGCAGCAACGGCTCGATCGTTTCGACAGCGGTCGCGATACCCGTCCAACCGATCACTAACGCAGCGCCATGCAGGCGACCCGCCGCCTGCAACGCCAGGCTGCGATCACGCAAGGCGACGGCTTCAAGTAAACCGCTCAGCTCCTTGCGCAGCGCTTCACGCCCTGCTTCCAACTTATGCACAGGGGCCGTGAGCGGTTGCACCGAGGGCACCAAAGTCACCTCGCACCAAAGCTCAATGATCTGCGCCAGCTTGTCCCGGTCAATGGGTGTGTTCAGCACAGCATCCATTCCGGCATCAAAACAGCGCTCCAAGTGTTCATTACCAGTCACTTGCGAGACCGCCACGATCGGACAATAAGGCCGCTGCTGCCGGCGCTCCAGCTCTCGAAACTCGCCGGCCAGGCTGTACCCGTCTTCACCTGGCAGATCACAGTTCATCAGCACCAGATCGAACTTTTGCGCGCTGAAAAGCGCCAGGCCTTGGACAGCATCGGCCGCCAGCAACATCTCACAGCCAAGGCCTTGGAGATGCTCCTCTAACAGGTGCTGATTGATCACCGTGCTTTCCACCACCAAGGCCCGCAAACCGTTGCTCGCCACTGGACCCTGCACAGGCTCGGCGAAAGGCGCGCTTGGCTGCTCCAGCGAATCGAACAGCGGCGCCCACTCAACCGGCAACATCACTTCGACCTGGGTGCCCGTACCCAAGGTGCTACTGAGTGTGAGTTCACCGTGCATCAATTTCACCAACCGCCGACAGATCACCAACCCCAGCCCGGTGCCTCCCGTGCGCCTGTAAGAGTGCTTGGCCCGGGCATAGGGCCGAAACAGCGAGGCTTGCCCCTGTTCGGACAAGCCAATGCCGCTGTCGACAACCCGAATCAGCAGGTGCCGGGGGTCACCCAGTGGCCCGTCAAGCAACAATAGCTGCACCTCAACTCGCCCGACGTCGGTGAACTTGATGGCATTGGAGATCAGGTTGCGCACGACCTGGGCCAGCCGCAGGCCGTCCAACAACAAGGGGGCGATGGGCCCCTCACCGGTTAGCCGCAACTCAAGGCCTTTTTCCTCGGCATACGGCAGGTGATCGTCCACCACCCGTTGAAGCAACGCCCACACCTCCACCGACTCCAGGTTGAGCCTTAACTGCCCGGCTTCCATCTTGGAGATGTCCAGCACGTCACCCACCAACCGCAACAAGGTATTGGAGCCGTTATTGGCCAGGTCCGTGAAATGTCGCTGCTGTTCGTCAAGGGGTGTGTGTTGCAGCAATTCAACAGCGGCCAGGACCGCGTTCATGGGAGAGCGAATTTCATGACTCATGATCGCCAGAAACATCGCCTTGTCCCGTTCGCTACGCACGGCACGGCGGCGCTGCACCTGGCTTTGCCATACCAGTGCGAGCAGCAGCACTACAACCGCCAGCATCAGCCACAGCTCACTTTGATAATGTTCGGCAATCGCCTTGATCGACGGAATATCCAGGTTCATGTCGGCAAACCAGGCGTCATAGATCGCCTTGCGCTCATCGCCACTGATGGAGGCCAGGGCCTTCTGCAAAATTGCTAGGAGGATCGGGTCACTATCACGTACCGCCATGCTCACACCCGTATGCAGTTGGGGCACCACACCGGAAATCTGCAGCACGCCCTGGTACTGGCGAGACAGGTACGGAATCAGCAGCCATTCGGAGGCAATGGCCGCGTCGGCACGGCCGTCCTTGACCATTGCCATCATGTCCACCGCGTTCTGCGCGGAGATGATCATTATGCCTGGGGCCTTTTTGTGTAAGAACGCGAGATGGTCTTCTTCGCGCCCCAACATCGCCAACCGCTTGCCGGCGAGCTGTTCCAGGTCCGCGAACGGCTGCTCGCCAACGCGGCTGATGAGGATCGTCGAACTGGTGTTGTAAGGCAGGGTGTAGAGGATCCCACGATCCTCGGCGGGGTTGTCGGACCTGCGCCGGGTGGGCAATATGTCGACTTCACCGCTGATCAGCATGTCCTTGCGGGCGCTGCGCGTGGTGGTAACCACCGACTTGAAATGCAGGCCCGTACGCTGCGCGATCAGCCGTAGGTACTTGGCCGACAGCCCGCGCAATTGGTCGCCGCTGATGTATTCGAAAGGCAGCAGGTTCTCGAACACACCAACGCGCAGTACCGGATTGGCGGCAATCCAATCCAACTCCTGCTGCGTCAACTCCATCGGCGGCGGATTGGCCTGCGCGCCACCCGCACTCAGCAGGCCCAACAGGACGAGCACCTGGAGCAGGCGTCTCATTGTGGCGCCATCCGATGGGCACGGGTCACCGCCAGCACATCGATTAACGTATCACCGCCCAAGGTCTCCCAGTGCTGCACAAGTGCCCTCAGGGCCTGGGCGAACACCGGATGATCCCAGTCCTCCTGTGCATATAGCAGTCGCTCCATCCGCTCTGCAGCCTGACCCAGGGCTGACCACTCCATGATCAACGCCGCACCGTGCAAGCGGTGGGCAATGTGCTGGGCAGCCGCGCGATCACACAATGCAATCGCCTTGATCAGGCCTGCCAGGTCACCGGCCATTTCACGGTTGATCGCGGCTTGATCCAGCGCTGGCGCCATCAAGCTCGCACTAGGCGCCGCCAGCTTGACGTCACACCAGCGTTCAATGGCCTCGCGTAGTTGCCCAAGGCGTATGGGTTTGCTCAGCGCCGCGTCCATCCCGGCATCAAAGCAGCGCTGACGGTGCTGCTCACCGGTCAGGGCAGAGATAGCGATAATCGGGCTGTGCGCACGTGCGTGTTGCAGTTCGAATGCCCGTAGCCCGCAGACCAGGCTGTAGCCATCCTGATCTGGCAGATCGCAGTCCATCAGAATCAGGTCGTAAGCATTGTCGACGAACAAGGCTCGGGCTTGCGCAGCATCGGCAGCTATCACCGCCCGACAGCCGAAGCTACTGACCTGCGCCCGCAACACCTCCTGATTGGCGAAGGTGTCCTCCACCACCAGAATCTGCAGGCAGCTGGCGGCTGTCAGTGGCGAAACGGCTTCGGTTTCCGGCCGTACAACGGGTTCAGGTGCCACCGTCACCGGCAAGCAGATGGTTACCGTGGTGCCGACACCCTGCTCACTGGTGAGCGTCAGCGTCCCCTTCATCAAGCCGACCAACTGCTGGCAAATCACCAGGCCCAAGCCGGAGCCACCCGCGCGTTTGTACGACTGGCTGTCTTGGGAATAAGGGCGAAACAGGGCTGCCTGCATCGCATCTGAAATGCCAATACCCGTGTCACGGACCTCGATTTGCAATTGCTGGGCATCGGCGTGGGAAGTCACCAGACGCAGATCAATATCGACGCCGCCTGTATCGGTGAACTTGATCGCGTTGGAGAGCAGGTTGTGAAAAACCTGTGTCAGGCGCGCGCTGTCGAGCCACAACAAAGGCAACTGCGCCTGAATGTACGGGTTCAGATCCAGATGTTTTTCTCTGGCACGCAGGCGGTGCAGACCTACCACGCCCTGTACCAGCGCCGTCACATCGGTCGGCTCTACGGATAGCCGTAATGGCACCGCGGTCGACCCGGACGTTTTCAGCACATCATCCAGCAAACGTTCCAACGCGTTGGCGCCGCTGTTGGCCAGATGGGCCAGATGGCGTTGGTGCTGATTGAGACGGGTGTGCCCCAGCAACTCCATCGCCGCCAGCACCGCATTCATGGGCGAGCGTATTTCATGACTCATGACCGCCAGGAACATGGTTTTTTCCTGCTCGTTGCGCACCGCCACGCGCCGCTGGAGATGGCCTCGATACACCAGCGCGCACAAGCTGATCAACGCCAACGCACCAAGGATCAAGACATGCAAGTAATGGCTGGTAATGCTCAACAACGACGGAACATCCACCTCCAGATCGTGATACCAGTGCTGGTAGATACCCTGGCGCTGCTCAGCAGTGATCGACCCGAG is a genomic window of Pseudomonas sp. ADAK18 containing:
- a CDS encoding fimbrial protein is translated as MSISALIKSGLAVMTLWAAASTAMAVTCTYTNGIQPAVGSMPLQISAITVGRDVPVGTEVYRQRFNIAAGQVPRLECLYAPYQQWSDLTVDTSYGLANVTSGTYANKVYRTSIPGLGVAFNSVGGPLPRQTNKSWTSCSPGFRCLVPLDGPSNFELILIKVGDVSPGVLVGSTLPVVSFFGNFNDARMLGFKMGISGNIQIVSRTCSTPNVSVPMGTHQTNKFTGLNSASGWVDFAIGLNDCPAFHGTYSTAGPGWISQSGNSPSGTGTSGTLNNNSLQYRIDPARLAINANNGVLSIDPSAAGSPAAASGIGVQVATNTGASLALGTNRNSGLTLRASEGSYSIPLKARYLQTASQVTPGPANASATFTIIYQ
- a CDS encoding fimbria/pilus outer membrane usher protein, encoding MQTSSRSRIFLGAQPRFALNPLTTLILKVLAIAPGACGVQSALAQEVQFNDAFLPEDSRNLDLGAYQSGNPVMPGQYRADVILNGQLNSRQDIRIDAQADGSNPVVCMSRGLLERQGVEMSRLSPESSQLLDSQDCTALGNLIPGASVSFSPENQALDLSIPQVALKRNARGYVSPELWDRGVTAGMLSYNFNGNRNRTRTGNYDSAYLGLNAGLNVGDWRLRHNASMSWQSRQGNKYQALDSYAQRDITALKSQLTVGESNTTGEIFDTLSYRGVQLASDDRMLPDSMRGYAPVIRGIARTNARVTVRQAGNVLLETTVAPGAFVIDDLYSTGYGGDLNVTVAEADGTEQSFIVPYASVSQLLRPGTSRFSLTAGETRNNFVDQQARLLQGTLQYGLNNTFTGFGGVQSSDDYMSVLAGVAFGTPIGAMAVDVTHAQTDLASGSAKGQSMRLSYSKNVLSTGSNFSVAAYRFSTRDYLDFSNAVQLLDAEKNGWDASQFGRPRSRLSVTADQSLGEWGQVAISGYAQNYWNLPGSDVQYQFSYSKQFNRVSFSVNANRSRIGLGDMENSFLLTMSMPLEFGASGYSPQLTAQVGRDTRGNYSEQAGISGTAGEDRQYGYGATFGHDGASSSKSASLNGQYTGARAMLSAALGRGDGYTSTSLGASGTVVAHADGVTMTPYRGETMAIVSAPGAEGAKVAGYPGLKLDGSGNAVVPYLRPYELNEVAIDPVGSSLDVELNETSQQVAPRAGAVVHLKYTTNQGRAVLLNVRLDDGSSLPFGAGVTDAEGTSIGMVGQGGQLYARIKPETRQLLINWGSKAHQQCALVIPPGPGEGQQLQQLDAVCAAGKQVADSVRPNTMQKVPL
- a CDS encoding molecular chaperone yields the protein MLRTLPFKQLLLAGFTALVCFQASAGVVITGTRLIYPAGQKEITVKLNNNGTQPALTQSWIDTGSVESTPTSSKAPFLLSPPVARIDPAKGQTLRVLFTGAPLAQDKESVFWLNVLEIPPKPQDAGELNTLQMAFRSRIKLFYRPTGLVGTASEAIEQVQWQLVAARDGQGMALQAFNPSAFHVSLIELDLVVGTQRERSEDGMVAPGETRQFLLPALKARPTGAALVEFNAINDYGALIATRKTLKP
- a CDS encoding fimbrial protein, which gives rise to MNYKARALAVLVAATATSAAMASDGTINFNGELKAETCTVSVNGAGASGTVVTLPTLSTSVLATAGQVAGQTGFNIQLSKCSAALKTAAAFFEAGGTVDPKNGNLKNSGNATKVQLQLVDANNGKAIKAGDTGQVASTSRVAIDKTALTADLPYAVQYFAEAATTPGTVVSSVTYSINYQ
- a CDS encoding transporter substrate-binding domain-containing protein translates to MRRLLQVLVLLGLLSAGGAQANPPPMELTQQELDWIAANPVLRVGVFENLLPFEYISGDQLRGLSAKYLRLIAQRTGLHFKSVVTTTRSARKDMLISGEVDILPTRRRSDNPAEDRGILYTLPYNTSSTILISRVGEQPFADLEQLAGKRLAMLGREEDHLAFLHKKAPGIMIISAQNAVDMMAMVKDGRADAAIASEWLLIPYLSRQYQGVLQISGVVPQLHTGVSMAVRDSDPILLAILQKALASISGDERKAIYDAWFADMNLDIPSIKAIAEHYQSELWLMLAVVVLLLALVWQSQVQRRRAVRSERDKAMFLAIMSHEIRSPMNAVLAAVELLQHTPLDEQQRHFTDLANNGSNTLLRLVGDVLDISKMEAGQLRLNLESVEVWALLQRVVDDHLPYAEEKGLELRLTGEGPIAPLLLDGLRLAQVVRNLISNAIKFTDVGRVEVQLLLLDGPLGDPRHLLIRVVDSGIGLSEQGQASLFRPYARAKHSYRRTGGTGLGLVICRRLVKLMHGELTLSSTLGTGTQVEVMLPVEWAPLFDSLEQPSAPFAEPVQGPVASNGLRALVVESTVINQHLLEEHLQGLGCEMLLAADAVQGLALFSAQKFDLVLMNCDLPGEDGYSLAGEFRELERRQQRPYCPIVAVSQVTGNEHLERCFDAGMDAVLNTPIDRDKLAQIIELWCEVTLVPSVQPLTAPVHKLEAGREALRKELSGLLEAVALRDRSLALQAAGRLHGAALVIGWTGIATAVETIEPLLRDEMNWPAEAIAGHLSILVELWADLNY
- a CDS encoding ATP-binding protein, producing the protein MGWTGLLLLLIVGCSKLAWAGPVELSTEEQQWIKQHPVLRVGVVADLIPFEYIQDGVPRGRSMQYLEFVRAATGLEFTYVPGKTMAERTSMLLDGQVDLLSSYLRFRSEPDAPSIKLLTYHTTSPIIVTRLDSPGIFDLEQLQGKTVVIPDVEHYEEEMFKGKTTQLHLIRSTSAIEMLTMVKDGRADAVVASETFLMPYLYRRFQGVLETSGVVGSQVLDASMAVRADQATLFSILEKVLGSITAEQRQGIYQHWYHDLEVDVPSLLSITSHYLHVLILGALALISLCALVYRGHLQRRVAVRNEQEKTMFLAVMSHEIRSPMNAVLAAMELLGHTRLNQHQRHLAHLANSGANALERLLDDVLKTSGSTAVPLRLSVEPTDVTALVQGVVGLHRLRAREKHLDLNPYIQAQLPLLWLDSARLTQVFHNLLSNAIKFTDTGGVDIDLRLVTSHADAQQLQIEVRDTGIGISDAMQAALFRPYSQDSQSYKRAGGSGLGLVICQQLVGLMKGTLTLTSEQGVGTTVTICLPVTVAPEPVVRPETEAVSPLTAASCLQILVVEDTFANQEVLRAQVSSFGCRAVIAADAAQARALFVDNAYDLILMDCDLPDQDGYSLVCGLRAFELQHARAHSPIIAISALTGEQHRQRCFDAGMDAALSKPIRLGQLREAIERWCDVKLAAPSASLMAPALDQAAINREMAGDLAGLIKAIALCDRAAAQHIAHRLHGAALIMEWSALGQAAERMERLLYAQEDWDHPVFAQALRALVQHWETLGGDTLIDVLAVTRAHRMAPQ